The Cygnus atratus isolate AKBS03 ecotype Queensland, Australia chromosome 2, CAtr_DNAZoo_HiC_assembly, whole genome shotgun sequence genome window below encodes:
- the CCDC166 gene encoding coiled-coil domain-containing protein 166 isoform X2: MHQSNCLPEFDTPLWNMASVTKQIKQDTAGAGKNKQGVRTKNGDIYKGISDMETLVKERKSYLQKEYKILTEHMNTYMGKVEYFLQENKLLEEEAQRNREESNIYLSYITKHSQKCQNLIITLNDQNQIDLSQVWKQKEKLISQYTEKEKEVKTYLMNMEAKYSLMNKEVEDLQHFKDLQLEQIKKIKELEKELLVTKIQHSEQMHKIKSRFLQAKADCEVDSHQKIQVLTKRAEEAAIQSLIQHIKQVKAENWQLRQELLRLVQCSKVLKEIRVQLREQQQQLLRENQYTQDMACVRHRLHQHEGHDANWKTYSSDSPFGCGR; this comes from the coding sequence TTTGCCAGAATTTGATACCCCACTGTGGAATATGGCATCCGTGACAAAGCAGATTAAACAAGACACCGCTGGTGCTGGGAAAAATAAGCAAGGAGTAAGAACCAAGAATGGAGATATATACAAAGGAATAAGCGATATGGAGACACTTGTCAAAGAGAGGAAGTCATACTTGCAGAAGGAATACAAAATTCTTACTGAACATATGAACACATACATGGGAAAAGTGGAGTATTTCCTGCAGGAGAATAAACTCCTAGAAGAGGAAGCCCAACGGAATCGGGAAGAGAGTAACATTTACCTCTCCTATATAACAAAACACAGCCAGAAGTGCCAGAATCTAATAATAACACTAAATGACCAGAACCAAATTGATTTGTCTCAGGTctggaagcagaaagagaagctAATCTCGCagtacacagaaaaagaaaaggaggtaaAAACCTATCTGATGAATATGGAGGCAAAGTATTCTCTTATGAACAAGGAAGTTGAAGACTTGCAGCATTTCAAAGATCTGCAGTTAGAACAgattaaaaagattaaagagTTGGAGAAGGAATTGTTGGTCACAAAGATCCAGCATTCAGAACAAATGCACAAAATCAAGAGCAGATTTTTGCAGGCCAAGGCTGACTGTGAAGTGGACTCTCATCAGAAGATCCAGGTTCTCACCAAGagagcagaagaagcagcaataCAATCTCTAATTCAGCATATCAAACAAGTAAAAGCTGAGAATTGGCAACTGCGCCAGGAGTTGCTCAGACTCGTCCAATGCTCAAAAGTCCTTAAAGAAATCAGAGTTCAActgagagagcagcagcagcagcttcttcgGGAGAACCAATACACTCAGGATATGGCATGTGTGCGTCACAGGTTACATCAGCATGAGGGACACGATGCAAACTGGAAAACCTACAGCTCTGACAGCCCCTTTGGATGTGGCCGTTAG
- the CCDC166 gene encoding coiled-coil domain-containing protein 166 isoform X3, with translation MASVTKQIKQDTAGAGKNKQGVRTKNGDIYKGISDMETLVKERKSYLQKEYKILTEHMNTYMGKVEYFLQENKLLEEEAQRNREESNIYLSYITKHSQKCQNLIITLNDQNQIDLSQVWKQKEKLISQYTEKEKEVKTYLMNMEAKYSLMNKEVEDLQHFKDLQLEQIKKIKELEKELLVTKIQHSEQMHKIKSRFLQAKADCEVDSHQKIQVLTKRAEEAAIQSLIQHIKQVKAENWQLRQELLRLVQCSKVLKEIRVQLREQQQQLLRENQYTQDMACVRHRLHQHEGHDANWKTYSSDSPFGCGR, from the coding sequence ATGGCATCCGTGACAAAGCAGATTAAACAAGACACCGCTGGTGCTGGGAAAAATAAGCAAGGAGTAAGAACCAAGAATGGAGATATATACAAAGGAATAAGCGATATGGAGACACTTGTCAAAGAGAGGAAGTCATACTTGCAGAAGGAATACAAAATTCTTACTGAACATATGAACACATACATGGGAAAAGTGGAGTATTTCCTGCAGGAGAATAAACTCCTAGAAGAGGAAGCCCAACGGAATCGGGAAGAGAGTAACATTTACCTCTCCTATATAACAAAACACAGCCAGAAGTGCCAGAATCTAATAATAACACTAAATGACCAGAACCAAATTGATTTGTCTCAGGTctggaagcagaaagagaagctAATCTCGCagtacacagaaaaagaaaaggaggtaaAAACCTATCTGATGAATATGGAGGCAAAGTATTCTCTTATGAACAAGGAAGTTGAAGACTTGCAGCATTTCAAAGATCTGCAGTTAGAACAgattaaaaagattaaagagTTGGAGAAGGAATTGTTGGTCACAAAGATCCAGCATTCAGAACAAATGCACAAAATCAAGAGCAGATTTTTGCAGGCCAAGGCTGACTGTGAAGTGGACTCTCATCAGAAGATCCAGGTTCTCACCAAGagagcagaagaagcagcaataCAATCTCTAATTCAGCATATCAAACAAGTAAAAGCTGAGAATTGGCAACTGCGCCAGGAGTTGCTCAGACTCGTCCAATGCTCAAAAGTCCTTAAAGAAATCAGAGTTCAActgagagagcagcagcagcagcttcttcgGGAGAACCAATACACTCAGGATATGGCATGTGTGCGTCACAGGTTACATCAGCATGAGGGACACGATGCAAACTGGAAAACCTACAGCTCTGACAGCCCCTTTGGATGTGGCCGTTAG